ATGAAAAGGAGTTTCCACGAGATTCACAAGAGAATTCaaatcgagccaatcttgcatatgactgacgatggagtttgacgagtcaTCCATGcctccatcaagtcagaactTTCGATagaagactgaatcatatgataactatacctaaagattcatactttcattctactggattaccaatatatactgctaggtgtcactggtggatttggaTCCATgagtattatcttgatgatcgatgattctcgaTAGGCAGTattagaattgttccaacccatcaaaaaatttttgataatattacgataaagattataatatatcttactatcagatagaatagaacctataggatcacatacaaaagagtTTTCTGTCTGATCCGATGATTGATCGATAATTATAAATCGTTAAGGATATaattatcaatacgattgataattaacccaatgtaaaagttgtaggaggattaattagtaatttgattattaattagactcaatttgattgagagataaattttagatcaagtctaattgaattggatttagtttgacttgaattgggtttggtttgattgagttatgagatgactcaattgccatggaatcaatttctgatttgatctgaatttgggttcaattaaatcttaattagattaggatttaatctgattagagattaattagattaggttcaatcaggTGTTTGGGTCTAAACCAAATTACTTTTGGTTTAAGGCTCAATCCAAAATCTTAGAGTCcattttgtgaaggactcttccatgcgccacccattatccacgccccttctctcctcatgcaaattgttgcatgaagtttttcatatttttccaTCTCTTGATCGACCACTTATTTTCTCATTTGGATGGGATAAGTTTTGGTTTGAgtctaaatttaatttgaattcttgATAGAGTTTGACTCTATCAAGACTCTATCAGGCGCCACCTTAAAAGGATCTGCCTTTGGGATGTCTCAGAAGAGCTTTTGAGATCAAAACAAAATTTGACCAACCACTAgagtgagagagaaatattttggcATCCTCCTTTCAAGTTTGAAGGAAAACTCTATTGGTACAAGGTGTGGGACTCCAAGAAAGAAAGCTACGCTGCTGCTGCCTTTCTTCTACCTTCACTGCTTCTTCGACTGAAGATCATCTTCCAGATCTGAAGAAGGATCAAACCAATCATCGAAAGGtcttctctgcaagggagctagcaccccgggagatagataaattttagatcagatcggatctcgtgtggatacctgtagaggtcggacgtttgCGCGACTTCAGAAACCTGTCAAGTTTTTGATCATTGACTACGGAGCTCTTCCACCTGTGATAaggtatgagatctgatctcataaattaattttagatttcatatgtCTTAGATCCATATTAggaaagattttagatctaatttaatgcatgataaaaatagttaatctattttatttcactgtaatttcaaaataattttgaaatacatgcatgtaatCTGCCCTTCTCTTTCTAATATATAGTACTTTTAGCTATTGTAGTTTGCTTGACTGATTTTAAACCAAGAGCAAATATATATCTAGAAATGGATTTATTATCTAAAGAATTAGATGTCCAATTGGAATCACTATATCCCTCAAGTGCAGTAagatagccaacatacataagtTCAAAAGATATGATACCTTGGAGATACTAGAATACTCTTCTAAAGTAATTTAGTGAGACAAGCTAGGATTTTGTATATACTTACTCAATTCAAAAATGGTATAGACAATATCAGGTCTAGTTCTATTCGCTAGATACGAAAGTGATCTGATGATCTGagcatatatttttttgatttataaggTTACTATTATTTTTTACTAATGGAACACTAGGATCATAAGATGTAGATacaagaaaataatttgaatatcTAAATTTGTCTAATATCTTATGTATAATGTGATTGAGTTAGATAAAAGAAATTAAATGATGTAATGATCTTCATACTTAAAATCCCATCAGCTTGACTATTATCTTTCATGTCAAAGTtatttgataagaaaattttgatatcattaattaaatcaatatcagataataaaattaggatatcatctacatagagataaaaaaaatacatcgatTATCAAATCTTTTATAATAGAGATAGTTGTCAAATTCATTAATTTGAAAACTATAAGAAAGAATAATACTATTGAATTCTTTGTGCCATTGTTTAGGTGCTTATTTTAGCCTATATAAAGACTTGACTAGTTTgcatactttatttttttttgactagGTATAGAAAAATCTTCAAGTTATTTCATATAGATTTCTTCTTCTAGATCACCATGAAGgaaagtaattttgacatccatttgataaataaataatttatgaatagaaGCTAAAGCAAAAAGAACTTAGATAGTGGATATGTGGGCAGTAGATAAATATATATGTGTCAAAAAAGTCAAATTTAGCTTGGTGCCCAAAATTATGAGCTACAAGCTGCACTATATATCTTTTTACTAttctatttatctttttttttaacgaTCTATTTACACCTTTAAGATTTAATTCTAAGAGATAAATTAGTGAGAATCTaagtattatttttaataattaattcaatCTCACTGGTTATAGCTTTTTTTTAGAATGGAGCTTCTAGAGAACTCATGACTTCTTGATTAGTTATCGGTGTTcctatcaaaataataaattctttattaaaattctttttaattttgCTCTCTTGCTTTTCCTAAGTTTTGTTGGAGGATTAGGCTATATAAGATTAAGATCAAGTTGAGAAACAGAAGAACGGTCCAATGAATCAGAGATAAAGAGTCATGGATAAATAATCAGTTGTTtggttaaaaatttaaattttgaaaaaaaaatattttttaaaaaattacatcCTAGATTCAATTATAATATCATTTGAaactttaatttcaaaattgattattaaaaatttataaatattattataaaaaaatatcatacaaagacaatatctgtatatatatatataatatatataaaaatatatatatatttatatatatatatatatacatgcacacacGCGCTTTCTCACGTTACTCCTgcgtctatttttttttttttttttcggcgtTCCCTCTGTATTTAACAACCTCTCCACCTCCTTGCAACAACCGGTCACGTCTCAGTTTGCATTTACATCATTGTCCCCCTTCCTGACGAGTCTTTTTCGTCGGCTTTCGGGGCAGGCAGAATTGTCAATTCGGTAGAGGATTAAGGGTAATTCAGTAAATACGCGGATAAGTAATTATCAAAGTTGCCTGGGGTATTTATAATTACGCTCGCTTAAACCCGTCTCTCTATGAGGGGCATCTCGAAGCACGCGATAGCGAGAGGGAAGACCATCGACTCGAAGCAACCGAAACTAGGGTTTTCTAGGTCCGATCATTCTCCTTTTCCCTAGGCTTCTGATTTCTTGTATTTCTGAAACAACTTTTGATTCGAGGATATTTCTTTACGCACTTTACTTTAGATAGTTTTCGATGAATTTTTCATTGTTTTTCCGAACAATTTCCGTCTAATTTCCCTTACTTGGACCGTCCTTTTGAGATCCAAGCATCCCATCAAAGATTACACGGGATTTTCTTATGTTTCGTTTTGAATTTGGCTTGGATTTTGTCGAAAACTATACTTCCTCATTTTCTTGATCTGAAATTCTTCTTGTTACGTAGGTTCTTGCTGATCTAGACTCAGACTCGGAAAAGAAAGTAAAATTTCATCTTTTTCTATTGTCTTGATTCAACTGATTTGGAGAATTTTGTCCAACAAGGCTAGATATTCGCAGTTATCCATGTTTTCTGGTGTTTTAAATTTCTTGCTAGGTTGAAGATCAGGCCTTTATGCTATTGCCTCTTTAGTTCCACAGAGTAGTTACAAGCTTGTGGTATATATTGGCTGGTACTTCTATTGGAGAATTTTACTCGGAGCCATGAGCAAGCAACCATTGATATATAGTTTTGTCGCAAAAGGCACTGTTGTGCTTGCCGAGCACACCTCGTTTTCTGGGAATTTTAGTACTATTGCTATTCAGTGCTTACAGAAGCTGCCACCAAATAACAACAAGTTCACATATTCATGCGATGGGCATACGTTCAACTTCCTTGTTGATAAAGGGTTTGGTATGGTTTTCGTTTAGGGTTaaaacttttctttccttttcttcttgtgGCCGTACTCTATTTCTAAATAGCGGCTTTTTTGTCTGTGTAGTTTTCCTTGTCGTAGCTGATGAATCGATTGGGAGGAGTGTACCATTTGTCTTTCTAGAGCGAGTTAAGGATGATTTCATGCAGCGTTATGGATCGAGCATTGATGATGAAGGTTCTCATCCACTTGCTgatgatgaggatgatgatctaTTTGAAGATAGGTTCGGTATTGCTTACAATCTTGATCGGGAGTTTGGGTATGTATAAGACTCTGCACTTGAAATTGCCATAGCGATGCTTACAATTTATAAATTGTATTAAGTTGTTTATAATTGCAACAGACCAAGGCTAAAGGAGCATATGCAGTATTGCATAAACCATCCAGAAGAAATGGGCAAGCTGTCCAAGTTGAAAGCTCAGATAACTGAGGTTAAAGGAATAATGATGGACAATATTGAGAAGGTATGAACTTTAATATTTCTTTCTGGTCATAACTTATAAGATAATACAAAGACAACTCAACTTTTTAGCTTAACAAGAATTATGATTATTATTTCGCAAGAGTGAGCATTATCCATTATGGGAACCTGGATAGTTCACTGCTTGGCTGTTATGAACCTTCAAGATTTGTAGTATTAAACTCAGTTAGTGTAGTGATCACTCTTATGTTCTTATGTTAGGAATAGTATTAGCTGCTTAACTGAATATGGTTGTGTTTAGAAGAGCCATTGTTTGTGTTTATTAGTTCAGgctgcttctctctctctccctctctccccccaccccccccccaaaTCTCCACATGAAGTTGAGGGTTAGACATCAGATTTCATTGGAGAGGTTGAAGCAGTGAAGGGAAGTAGTGACATCTTATTTTGGTTGTATGTTCCATCTCAAAAGTTGGTGACATCTTTTTGAAGTTTTCGAAGTACTGGAAGCATAATATTCTATCAGTCTATAGATATAGAAATTTTTGGATATTAACATTTGTATACTCACCTTGTGTAGCTGTGGCTATGCCACATGAAGTTGAGGGTTAGACATCAGATTTCAGTGGAGAggttatctatctatctatctccaCATGAAGTTGAGGGTTAGACATCAGATTTCATTGGCGAGGTTGAAGCAGTGAAGGGAATTAGTGACATCTTATTTTGGTTGTATGCTCCATATCAAAAATTGGTGACATATTTTTGAAGTTTTTGAAGTGCTGGAAGCATAATATTCTATCGATCTATAGATATAGAAATTTTTGGATATTAACATTTGTATACTCACCTTGTGTAGCTGTGGCTATGCCACATGAAGTTGAGGGTTAGACATCAGATTTCATTGGAGAGGTTGAAGCAGTGAAGGGAATTAGTGACATCTTATTTTGGTTGTATGTTCCATATCAAAAGGTGGTGACATCTTTTTGAAGTGCTGGAAGCATAATATTCTATCGAAAAACAAGATATTTTGGGAAGGATATCAAGTATCCTTGTTCATATCACTTAACTAGATAATCGGAAGAACAGAAGTTTCAAAGAAGCGAAAAAGAATACATGAGATAATTATTTCTTCCGAAAATGTAGGTATTGAAACCATTAAAATGATTCAATTGGTGACTGAACAATAGTACTCCTGATTATATTACAAACTGTATGAACCTTCATTCTCTACTTCCACCAATGTCATGTGCCTCAGCCTCTAATTTAGGTGCATATCTTTCTACTCCAGAATTTTGATTTGGGATGCTGTTGTGATGGTTGGTTCACAGCACCACCAAAAGAGTTGAGCCAGCAAAAACTTGCATCATCAAGTGCATACTGCCACAGTAATGATCTTAACTAATAATGAAGGGGTAAATCAGCATCATCTTCAGCACTTTTTCTCAGTTAGATTGTCTTAAATTGGGCTTAATAAGAAGTGGATACTTAACCTCTAGAACAATATATTTTTACCTCGAACCATGGCAGTAACAGAAAAAGGTGGTTAATCTCTTAGAAAGAGTATGACATTACCCACCTTGCCTATTGGACCAGTAAGCCAACAAGGCATCATGATTCCAAGAATGTGGAATGGTCAAGGAAAAAGCGAAGAAAAGCTATCATCTTGATACCATAATTCTAAGTATTAATTCATTTCCTCTCATACTTCATAAGTTGCACCGACCTTCAAAATTGTCACACCAAAAGTGATGAACCACTTGTTAGAGAGTTTAGAGTGGTAGTGAACCTCTGGAAAAGGGTATGACATTCCTACACGATTCTTGTCACACCATTAACAGCCCAACAAGGTAAATTAGTTCAAAAAATATGGAATAGTTTTGGGAATTGAAGAAAAGCTACCATCCTGACACTATAACTTGTCgaagtattaattttattttctctccATGCTTTTCAAGACTGTTATTCCTTATGATTTTTTACCAATATAGTCACTTTTGCTTCCACTCATCTTACTAGATTATATATAATATCTATCTCATACCAAATTGCATGAATCACTCTTTGGTCCACTCTAGTGTTTCAAACTACTTATTGATAGATGCTTAAATTATATGCTTGTCCCCTACTTTAAAAGATTACTTTATGCTTTAATAGTTTGACCACCATTGTTTAATCACCAGAAGGTTAACCACTTCGAGTGTAAAAGATACAtgcttttttgatgattttttttttttttttacctagcGACTTACCCATCCTTAGCGAACCCTTGaacatttgaaatgataatttaggTCATATTTGGATGAATGTATGATATAAACATGGTGAGACCATATGAAAGATATTTTATGAACTTGGTAATATCATTTTCCATTTGATGATAAGTATCAATTTAACTAAAGTGTATCTAAGGAGCATCATAACTCAGCTTATTATATATTTTTGGATTCAGGTGTTTATTATTCCCCTAAACAATCAGAATGAGTTGGtgcctatgattttttttttttgccactcACAAGCAACATTAGTGTTTGTAAGAACTTCTATTGATCATGATGAGTGGCTATATATACAGCTAAAAGTGTTTCTGACAAGCTGGTCTTAGTACATATACGCATGATGTACTCCCATGTTCGATTTTTGGAGATTGTGGTATTTAACACCCGGGAAACATGAGCATTTTGGTGCCCTTTTATGTTTCCAGGTAACACTGACCAAAAAAGTATTAGCCAGGAATTTTTCCCTCAGTCACTGACACTCTAGCAtaaatctgatccatgatgaatgACCTGTCCTAGTTCAGAGCTATAGAGTTTTCAAGGTCAAATCAAACTGGCCCGTATATGAGCATTAATACATACATGAGGACATTGTCTAGAGGGCATCTTACTTTAGTTCTAGCATTTTGGTTCTCTGAAACAGGACTTACTGAACTGTTTATTTCAGTcgggatctgattttttttttttattttttttagttatttctTTCCTAAGGTGGTAATTGGaaaattttttctgagtcatttctaatataaaaattaaggagCTATTTTCTTTATGTGTGCAACAAACTCAAACCATTGTATTCTTCTGAGATTCCCAGTGGTCAACTCAACAGGGATGAGTCTAGCCAGGGATGGAGTCAGGATTGTTTCTTGTGGGGCCAAACTAGATCATCAAAATGATTTTAGTTTTACCTAGCATAACATATTGGTGCTTtgttttgtataaaaaaaaaattgggaaaaagATTTATAAAAGCTGTGCTCTGTCTGGCTTTAGAAGTTGTGCTTATATTCTTCCATAGTATTCTATTCAGGAAAAAATTGCTATACATTGAGATGATACTGATCATACATTGATTGGTAAATACTTGGAATTCTGTGTCCTGGATGTTTTGAGAAATAGAAATCAACAATAATAATTAATGATGGTATTTCTCAACAATTAATGAAATAATGTGCATAAActaaaactgtattttgaaaaatacaTGTGTGTTCCTAAGATGAGCAAACGAGAAACGGAAATGTTCAAGTGACTGAGGCTTGAAGGATTAAAGACATACAGAGTGGTCCTCATGTTTAAGGAAATGTATGTCAGTGTTGCTCAACATAAGATGAGAATGCTACGAAGGAATATGAAGAGAGAAAAGTTACCTGGGCTAAGGTTGAGAGAGAAATCCCTTTCAGGGAGGTGCGTGGTGCCGCTGGGTTGAGGTAGGTTGAGCATGGATAAGCAGGAATAGTAGCCCTGACTTAATCTTAATGGatctccttttcctttcttttaaGGTACGGAATTCAGTGCCTTTGGCACCCTAAGAATAAGTTTTTAATTACCATGAAATCATTACACAATCTTTTGGAAAACTTCAGGGGGGCACCAGATGTAGCAAAGAGGTTTTTCACATGACTATCCACATTGATGTAACTTTTATCCTTTAATTTTCTGAGAATTTTCATTGTTTCAGTTATCACAACTCATGAAGTACAAGCATGTCCTAAGGCATACGACCTCAAATTAAAGAGATGACCAGTCAACTTATGTGGAGAAAGAAAACTAATGAGAATTCGAGTTCAGATCAATTTGTTGTCTCTATCGTGCACTGGAATGATGTACCTAGTCAACCTTCCTCCTAGCCAATATGTAACCTCTAATACTAATTTGTTATGCCTCAAGGGTAACTCCTCTTGTTTGTGATGGAAGATTTGAGTATCAAATCTTTGAtggaaatattattttcaaactAAAGTGTATGCATGTCTAATATGAAAACATGTTCACTGTCTATATTCCTTTCACTGGCTCGATTGATATCAGAGAGTTATGTTTTATTTGTACACTTCTAAAATTTCTccacttttttctttttaatttttcccaATAACTTAACTAATAATTATCCACATTATTGTAGAACACCATAGCTTTCTGCAAGCAAAATTGATACACACCAGAATTCTATAATTTTAGACATTCTATCAGGTATATCTTCATCTTCCAGCCCTTTGAGTAATTCAGTTGCACGTAAAACTGGGGATTACAATTAACTTAGAGAGAGCTTCTTTAGGCTACGATCATTTGCCAAACTTAATGTCATTGTGTTaacaaaatctttttcatttgtctTACTttatatatgaggtattatgtataaaaatataacaaCTAACCTTGAACATATTTCCTGTGAGAACTTAGGTGGTTAGGTAGATCGGTTATTTGGGTGTCGGCATAGATACACTATTCTCTTAATTATTGAAAAGTTCTTATGATTTTTCTCTTGATCGGATGACTCCAAAGTcttctatgaaaaaaaaaatcagtccaGAATTCAAAATTCTTTCTTGAATTATAAATGAATTTTGTGATTTATTGATGACTAATTTTAAAAACTTTTGTATTGCAAATGAATGATACCGAATATTGTTGCTCAGTGatgttctttttgttttttttttttttaaactatcaTTTGTTATTATTGCTCTTAatacttattttaaataaataagttTGAAATGTTTTAGAAAGCCCATTTTcccagttttattttttttcctaacTCTTGGATATCCTAACTTTTGATAAGCCCATTCttattccattttttttttttgacaaatttaCTGGAGTTTTCCGAATCCAAATCATTCCTCTAGATGAACTGTTCCTGGATGTCAAAATTTGTGAGTTCATCCATCCATccatttacatacatacatacacacacacacacacacatgtgtgtgtgtgtgtgtgcgcgcgagTGCGCGTGCATCATTTTtccaggtttttttttttttttacctagcCCTTGGTCATCCAGATTTTTTCCTAACTTTTAATGAATCCATGCTTATTCCAAACTTTTGATGAATGTACTGgattctttttcaaataaaaatcattaccTCCAGGTAAACTGTTCCTGGATGCTGAAATTTGTGTGACTACGGGTGTGGGCTTCCAGAACTGGTTTCAATGTGCTCTTTATGGTTAGATTATTGGAAGATGgagatacatagatatatataaatatagatagacAGATATGTGTGGGTgtgtgggggtgggggtgggggtgtgtGTGTGTTCTTAGCAGTCAGATTATTGTTAAGAATATATTAATTGGTTATGAAGTGTTTGTAACATGCCCCTTCTTTCCCAAGATTCTATTATATAAATGTGTCAGTTGGGAAATATAAACTGCAATAACTGCCTTTAATATCGATACAAGTATGTTGAAGAATCCAGGCAGAATATTTTTTGGCTGAAGTATTCAAATAGTCTAGTTTGTTTGCCACAAGGTTTGTGGAAACATTAGGTCCGCTTTTGTTGTTGATATTTGGTGAAGGAAATGAAATTGGTGGATTATGTTGGTGAAACATCTGTATCAGCAGATTCCAGCATTATCTTTGCTACAAGTCCCTCACTTTTTCATCAGCCGAACTTTGGAAGGATCACTTCTTTTTTTCATGCTATACTAAGCTTGTATTATCCATAGACAGTTAAACCTTGAATTAGAACTACAAAGTGAAGTGCTTTAGAAACAACACTTCATACTTCAATAAAGATGCAGGAGAGAGCTATTTTACCGTATGACCTCATTCTGTGAAAATGATGTCAGCTGAACATATGAAAATGATGTCAGCTGAACATATGATTTCCAAACCATAGAACTCATGCTCtggagaattttttaaaaaaataccattTAGCAGCTGGAAAAGCTATATAATTTCTTTATATCGCCCTTTAGAGCCTAATTAGACACCCGAGAAATATGGTATATATGCATTTAGAACTCAAAAAGATTATGTTTAACAACACTGGACTTGGTTATTGGGTGATGATATTTATTGCAGCTTGCATTCGTGTAGGTTCTTGATCGGGGAGAGAAGATTGAACTTTTGGTGGACAAGACTGAAAGCTTGCAATTTCAGGTATTCTCCTGTTCGTGGAATTTCAATTTTAGTTGGATTGGAAAAGGTACTGTAGCATTGTGTATCTATGAatataaaaatgaaaaagaagaatGCTACCAAGCATCAATGTTGTTGATCTCTTTTTTCAGGCTGACAGCTTTCAAAGACAGGGCAGGCAACTCCGAAGGAAGATGTGGCTTCAGAATCTCCAATTCAAGCTGATAATAGCTGCTGCTTTGATTGCAGTCATACTCATCACCTGGTTGATGGCCTGCGGAGGGTTCAGGTGTTGATGGGAGAAAAATGATATTCATGTTTCTATTTCTTTCCTCCTCTGTATAATGACTGACGTCCTGTGCATATGATGGTTGTCAACTTCTGTTGATA
The DNA window shown above is from Elaeis guineensis isolate ETL-2024a chromosome 8, EG11, whole genome shotgun sequence and carries:
- the LOC105036956 gene encoding vesicle-associated membrane protein 727, whose product is MSKQPLIYSFVAKGTVVLAEHTSFSGNFSTIAIQCLQKLPPNNNKFTYSCDGHTFNFLVDKGFVFLVVADESIGRSVPFVFLERVKDDFMQRYGSSIDDEGSHPLADDEDDDLFEDRFGIAYNLDREFGPRLKEHMQYCINHPEEMGKLSKLKAQITEVKGIMMDNIEKVLDRGEKIELLVDKTESLQFQADSFQRQGRQLRRKMWLQNLQFKLIIAAALIAVILITWLMACGGFRC